One segment of Acidimicrobiales bacterium DNA contains the following:
- a CDS encoding AarF/UbiB family protein, whose protein sequence is MTHGVDAQPDDAYFEVMASSVESHWWYQGRRQLLAQLLADRLGPDVTALDVGCGTSESLDVLEAVGARAAIGTDLSSRALAHAIRRSPRPRVLRSLAEHLPFPDATFGALVSMDVVEHLDDDVAALEEYVRVCRPGSPVLLTVPAYEWLWSDHDEWAAHRRRYTAARLRRTARDAGLVVDRCTYYYSFLLPPAALLRRTPLRRLTPPTAEEASSFSPAVDRVLTGFATLERWALRHRDLPFGLSIVLVGRTPGGPVVDGAPGPLDRWSAPHGRERRERRERLARQARIVRLTARRAGHYAAVRVRGVGADERRRRELEERFAVRSATDVAREFGEMKGAVMKLGQMLGFAADALPPEAREALAQLHQNAPPMAPSLAEQVVADELGADVTSLFLDWDRVPVAAASIGQVHRAVMPDGREVAVKVQYPGVDRAIASDLDQADRLYALAAAFAYPGLDTRGLVDELRARMADELDYLAEAEAQAGFAARYDGHPFVRIPAVVAERTTRRVLTSEWVDGLTFEEFRADAPPAVRQRAAEVVFRFVQGSLHEHRVFNADPHPGNYRFHADGSVTFLDFGLVKAFAPGEWERLAPAIDHVLAHDAPGVVAAMEAAGFLHPGHGLDADRVFAVVSSPYRAYLVDEYTFTTDYVGEALATLLDVRGPNADVIAALDMPAGFVLLDRVVWGMSALLGRLGGRNRWRGILQEYRSATPPVTALGRAEAAWRAGRRSEG, encoded by the coding sequence GTGACCCACGGGGTCGACGCGCAACCCGACGACGCCTACTTCGAGGTCATGGCCTCCTCGGTCGAGTCGCACTGGTGGTACCAGGGCCGACGGCAGCTGCTCGCACAGCTCCTCGCCGACCGACTCGGCCCCGACGTGACGGCCCTCGACGTGGGGTGCGGTACCTCCGAGTCCCTCGACGTGCTCGAAGCCGTCGGGGCCCGGGCCGCCATCGGGACCGACCTCTCCTCCCGTGCCCTCGCCCACGCCATCCGCCGCTCCCCTCGTCCACGCGTGCTGCGCTCCCTCGCCGAGCACCTTCCCTTCCCGGACGCCACCTTCGGGGCGCTCGTCAGCATGGACGTCGTCGAGCACCTCGACGACGACGTCGCCGCCCTCGAGGAGTACGTGCGGGTCTGCCGACCGGGCTCGCCGGTCCTGCTCACCGTCCCCGCCTACGAGTGGCTGTGGAGCGACCACGACGAGTGGGCCGCCCACCGTCGCCGCTACACCGCGGCCCGCCTCAGGCGGACGGCCCGCGACGCCGGTCTCGTCGTCGACCGGTGCACCTACTACTACTCCTTCCTGCTGCCGCCCGCGGCGCTCCTCCGGCGCACCCCGCTGCGCCGCCTCACGCCGCCCACCGCCGAGGAGGCCAGCTCGTTCAGCCCGGCGGTCGATCGTGTCCTGACCGGGTTCGCGACGCTGGAGCGGTGGGCCCTGCGGCACCGGGACCTCCCCTTCGGCCTCTCCATCGTCCTCGTCGGTCGGACCCCCGGCGGGCCCGTGGTCGACGGTGCGCCGGGACCCCTCGATCGCTGGTCGGCTCCGCACGGCCGGGAGCGCCGGGAGCGCCGGGAGCGGCTGGCCCGCCAGGCCCGGATCGTCCGCCTGACGGCCCGGCGGGCCGGCCACTACGCAGCGGTGCGGGTGCGGGGCGTCGGCGCCGACGAACGTCGCCGGCGTGAGCTCGAGGAGCGCTTCGCGGTGCGCAGCGCCACCGACGTGGCCCGCGAGTTCGGGGAGATGAAGGGCGCGGTCATGAAGCTCGGCCAGATGCTCGGCTTCGCCGCGGATGCCCTGCCCCCCGAAGCCCGCGAGGCCCTGGCCCAGCTGCACCAGAACGCGCCGCCGATGGCTCCCAGCCTCGCTGAGCAGGTGGTGGCCGACGAGCTCGGTGCCGACGTCACGTCGCTGTTCCTCGACTGGGACCGGGTGCCGGTGGCGGCGGCCTCCATCGGCCAGGTCCACCGGGCGGTGATGCCCGACGGCCGGGAGGTCGCGGTGAAGGTCCAGTACCCGGGGGTCGACCGGGCCATCGCCAGCGACCTCGACCAGGCCGACCGGCTCTACGCCCTCGCGGCGGCGTTCGCGTACCCAGGGCTCGACACCCGGGGTCTGGTCGACGAGCTGCGAGCCCGGATGGCCGACGAGCTCGACTACCTCGCCGAGGCCGAGGCCCAGGCCGGGTTCGCGGCACGGTACGACGGTCACCCGTTCGTCCGCATCCCCGCCGTGGTGGCCGAGAGGACCACCCGGCGGGTCCTGACGTCGGAGTGGGTGGACGGGCTCACCTTCGAGGAGTTCCGCGCCGACGCCCCGCCGGCGGTCCGCCAGCGGGCGGCGGAGGTGGTGTTCCGGTTCGTGCAGGGCTCCCTGCACGAGCACCGGGTGTTCAACGCCGACCCGCACCCCGGGAACTACCGCTTCCACGCCGACGGATCGGTGACCTTCCTCGACTTCGGGCTCGTCAAGGCCTTCGCCCCGGGGGAGTGGGAACGGCTCGCCCCGGCCATCGACCACGTGCTGGCCCACGACGCGCCCGGTGTCGTGGCGGCCATGGAGGCGGCCGGCTTCCTGCACCCCGGGCACGGTCTCGACGCCGACCGGGTCTTCGCGGTGGTCAGCTCCCCGTACCGGGCCTACCTCGTGGACGAGTACACGTTCACGACGGACTACGTGGGTGAGGCGCTGGCCACCCTCCTCGACGTCCGCGGCCCGAACGCCGACGTCATCGCCGCGCTCGACATGCCGGCCGGGTTCGTGCTCCTCGACCGGGTGGTGTGGGGGATGAGCGCCCTCCTGGGCCGTCTCGGCGGACGCAACCGCTGGCGGGGGATCCTCCAGGAGTACCGCAGCGCGACGCCGCCGGTCACCGCCCTCGGGAGGGCCGAGGCGGCGTGGCGGGCGGGGCGCCGGTCCGAGGGCTGA
- a CDS encoding class I SAM-dependent methyltransferase — translation MKGPRSPAARRTLSLYDDAPRGDRLHTRLRWWSAPFADLELEVPLAGSILEVGCGHGLFSCYLAVAGRARTVLGIDVDAGKIAVADAAAAHLAPDEADVRFAVVGDSLPRIEGGWRSIVIADVLYLLGAEGRRRLLDDCVDVLAPGGLLVVKEIDRYPVWKARLATVQELAATRVLRITEGDHVAFADPRAIADQLARRGCTTMVKRLDHGYPHPHCVVLATAPT, via the coding sequence GTGAAGGGGCCCCGCTCGCCGGCGGCGCGACGGACGCTCTCGCTGTACGACGACGCCCCACGGGGCGATCGCCTCCACACCCGACTGCGGTGGTGGAGCGCCCCGTTCGCCGACCTCGAGCTCGAGGTCCCCCTCGCCGGGTCGATCCTGGAAGTGGGCTGTGGGCACGGGCTGTTCAGCTGCTACCTCGCCGTCGCCGGCCGGGCCCGGACCGTGCTGGGGATCGACGTCGATGCCGGGAAGATCGCGGTCGCCGACGCGGCAGCCGCCCACCTCGCCCCCGACGAGGCCGACGTCCGCTTCGCCGTCGTGGGCGACTCCCTGCCCCGGATCGAGGGCGGGTGGCGCTCGATCGTCATCGCCGACGTGCTCTACCTCCTCGGCGCCGAGGGACGCCGCCGGCTCCTCGACGACTGCGTCGACGTCCTGGCCCCCGGTGGCCTGCTGGTCGTGAAGGAGATCGACCGGTACCCCGTGTGGAAGGCCCGCCTGGCCACCGTGCAGGAGCTGGCCGCCACACGGGTGCTGCGCATCACCGAGGGCGACCACGTGGCCTTCGCCGATCCCCGCGCCATCGCCGACCAGCTCGCGCGGCGCGGGTGCACGACGATGGTGAAGCGACTCGATCACGGCTATCCCCACCCGCACTGCGTCGTGCTGGCCACCGCCCCCACATGA
- a CDS encoding ChbG/HpnK family deacetylase codes for MTAPRRPLLIVNADDYGLTEGVAAAILDAHRHGIVTSTSVLALAPAFATTAAWLADAPALGCGAHLAAVGEDPPLLSAAEVPTLVDGRGRLWPSWRVFLPRAAAGRIDPDDLRREFEAQFEAIRGAGVVVDHLDTHQNLHLWPMVADVVLDLGDRHGVNVVRVTRSSGRGVVGRTVSRLATRLERLLHQRGWACTGASTGLDEAGHLDLPAMVAALSRLAATGAPTAELATHPGRPGDPDRARYRWSYRWDDEYAALRSATVRTAVDELGFRLGTFADLPGAGPAGGSAP; via the coding sequence GTGACGGCTCCCCGGCGGCCGCTGCTGATCGTCAACGCCGACGACTACGGCCTCACGGAGGGCGTCGCCGCCGCGATCCTCGACGCCCACCGGCACGGGATCGTCACGTCGACGTCCGTGCTCGCGTTGGCCCCGGCGTTCGCCACGACCGCAGCGTGGTTGGCCGACGCCCCCGCCCTGGGGTGCGGCGCCCACCTCGCCGCCGTGGGCGAGGACCCCCCCCTCCTGTCCGCCGCCGAGGTGCCCACCCTGGTCGACGGCCGCGGCCGCCTCTGGCCGTCCTGGCGGGTCTTCCTGCCCCGTGCCGCCGCCGGGCGGATCGACCCCGACGACCTGCGCCGGGAGTTCGAGGCCCAGTTCGAGGCGATCCGCGGGGCGGGCGTCGTCGTCGACCACCTCGACACCCACCAGAACCTCCACCTCTGGCCGATGGTCGCCGACGTCGTGCTCGACCTCGGCGACCGCCACGGCGTCAACGTCGTCCGGGTCACCCGGTCGAGCGGACGGGGGGTGGTCGGGCGCACCGTGTCCCGTCTCGCCACCCGCCTCGAACGCCTCCTCCACCAGCGGGGGTGGGCGTGCACCGGCGCCTCGACCGGGCTCGACGAGGCCGGCCACCTCGACCTTCCCGCCATGGTCGCGGCGCTCTCGCGTCTCGCCGCCACGGGCGCCCCCACCGCCGAGTTGGCCACCCACCCCGGACGCCCCGGCGACCCGGACCGGGCCCGCTACCGCTGGTCCTACCGGTGGGACGACGAGTACGCCGCCCTCCGATCGGCGACGGTGCGCACCGCCGTCGACGAGCTGGGGTTCAGGCTCGGCACCTTCGCCGACCTCCCCGGGGCCGGCCCGGCCGGGGGGAGCGCCCCGTGA
- a CDS encoding glycosyltransferase family 2 protein produces the protein MAESAGPHFESLTVFYPMWNEEASVERAVAAGFEAGDALVDAGEIGAYDLILVDDASTDATGAMADAMAAEDPRISVVHHPVNRGLGGALRTGFAHARGELVLYTDADLPFDMAETAKAVRLARIYDADIVSAYRFDRTGEGLRRLVYSYAYNHLVQAMFGLRIRDVNFAFKLVRQRVLDHVELRSEGSFIDVELLARAQKMGFSIVQFGVDYFPRTRGISTLSSNAVIAAIVREMLQLRTELEALEPLPESVRRPVR, from the coding sequence ATGGCCGAGAGCGCGGGACCTCACTTCGAGAGCCTCACGGTCTTCTACCCGATGTGGAACGAGGAGGCCTCCGTCGAGCGGGCCGTCGCGGCGGGCTTCGAGGCCGGTGACGCGCTCGTCGACGCCGGGGAGATCGGCGCCTACGACCTGATCCTCGTCGACGATGCCTCGACCGACGCGACCGGGGCCATGGCCGACGCCATGGCCGCCGAGGATCCGCGGATCTCCGTGGTCCACCACCCCGTGAACCGCGGCCTCGGCGGAGCGCTGCGCACCGGCTTCGCGCACGCCCGGGGTGAGCTGGTGCTCTACACCGACGCGGACCTGCCCTTCGACATGGCCGAGACCGCCAAGGCCGTACGCCTCGCCCGGATCTACGACGCCGACATCGTGAGCGCCTACCGGTTCGACAGGACCGGCGAGGGTCTTCGCCGACTGGTGTACAGCTACGCGTACAACCACCTCGTCCAGGCGATGTTCGGCCTGCGCATCCGCGACGTCAACTTCGCGTTCAAGCTGGTTCGGCAGCGGGTGCTCGACCACGTCGAGCTGCGCAGCGAGGGCTCGTTCATCGATGTCGAGCTCCTCGCCCGGGCCCAGAAGATGGGCTTCTCGATCGTCCAGTTCGGCGTCGACTACTTCCCCCGCACGCGGGGGATCTCGACGCTGTCCTCCAACGCCGTGATCGCGGCGATCGTCCGCGAGATGCTGCAGCTGCGCACCGAGCTCGAGGCCCTCGAGCCCCTCCCGGAGTCCGTGCGCCGGCCGGTCCGGTGA
- the queD gene encoding 6-carboxytetrahydropterin synthase QueD, translating to MLLHKQFRFEAAHRLPAVPEGHKCARLHGHSFAVTVWVEGEVDPDTGWVMDFADIATAFAPVHERLDHRYLNEVDGLENPTSEILAVWIWDRLAPSLPGLARVDVHETCTSGCRYDGPGA from the coding sequence ATGTTGTTGCACAAGCAGTTCCGCTTCGAGGCGGCCCACCGCCTCCCCGCCGTCCCCGAGGGGCACAAGTGCGCCCGCCTTCACGGGCACTCCTTCGCCGTCACGGTGTGGGTGGAGGGTGAGGTCGACCCCGACACGGGCTGGGTGATGGACTTCGCCGACATCGCCACCGCCTTCGCGCCGGTGCACGAGCGGCTCGACCACCGCTACCTCAACGAGGTCGACGGCCTGGAGAACCCGACCAGTGAGATCCTGGCGGTGTGGATCTGGGACCGACTCGCCCCTTCGCTCCCCGGCCTCGCCCGCGTCGACGTCCACGAGACGTGCACCTCGGGCTGTCGCTACGACGGCCCCGGCGCCTGA
- a CDS encoding TlpA family protein disulfide reductase: MSNKPTRSASHSSRVHKASQAGQSRSFLLWIGLAAVVLVAGIVAIGVSRSSSSSSGGQASPSGGTVVPSGDLSAGSVEVEGAALPALATGSDPAVGTTIPSVTGEQFDGASVIVRPEGKPQVIMAMAHWCPHCQAEVPRIQEWLDDNGMPADVELVAVATSNDPTRPNYPAGDWLRREAWSVPTLVDDEQNSAATAFGVAGFPGFVAVDADGRVVQRASGEITTEQWEQLLEAARTGQAVA, encoded by the coding sequence ATGAGTAACAAGCCCACCCGCTCCGCGTCACACTCGTCGCGTGTCCACAAGGCCTCCCAGGCCGGCCAGAGCCGCAGCTTCCTGCTGTGGATCGGGTTGGCGGCGGTGGTCCTCGTCGCCGGGATCGTGGCCATCGGCGTGTCCCGGTCGAGCAGTTCGTCGAGCGGCGGCCAGGCCTCGCCGAGCGGCGGCACCGTCGTCCCGAGCGGCGACCTCAGCGCCGGGAGCGTCGAGGTGGAGGGTGCCGCCCTTCCGGCGCTGGCCACGGGCTCGGACCCCGCGGTCGGAACCACCATCCCCTCGGTGACCGGCGAGCAGTTCGACGGCGCCAGCGTCATCGTCCGGCCGGAGGGCAAGCCCCAGGTCATCATGGCGATGGCGCACTGGTGCCCCCACTGCCAGGCCGAGGTGCCCCGCATCCAGGAGTGGCTCGACGACAACGGGATGCCCGCCGACGTGGAGCTCGTGGCGGTGGCCACCTCGAACGACCCGACCAGGCCCAACTACCCGGCCGGTGACTGGCTCCGCCGCGAGGCGTGGAGCGTGCCCACGCTCGTCGACGACGAGCAGAACTCCGCGGCGACGGCCTTCGGCGTCGCGGGCTTCCCGGGGTTCGTCGCCGTCGACGCCGACGGTCGGGTCGTCCAGCGGGCCAGCGGGGAGATCACCACCGAGCAGTGGGAGCAGCTCCTCGAGGCGGCCCGCACCGGCCAGGCGGTCGCCTGA
- a CDS encoding disulfide bond formation protein B has product MTVEAFSTFFAVLALACWIGVIAVVVLAAIARRSEPDGALGAVWDDLGRAALPLAWVIALVTTVGSLYYSKVQGYPPCELCWYQRIAVYPFSVILAIAAWRRDGGIRVYAIPVLAIGAVIAAYNHWIQAYPPESGTAFCTADTPCTARYVWEFGFVSLPFMALSACAFMIALLAVARPTPRPGRSLEDSHE; this is encoded by the coding sequence GTGACGGTCGAGGCGTTCTCCACGTTCTTCGCGGTCCTGGCGCTGGCCTGCTGGATCGGGGTGATCGCCGTCGTCGTCCTCGCCGCGATCGCCCGCCGCAGCGAGCCCGACGGCGCGCTCGGCGCTGTGTGGGACGACCTCGGCCGGGCCGCCCTGCCGCTGGCCTGGGTCATCGCGCTGGTCACCACGGTCGGGTCGCTCTACTACTCGAAGGTCCAGGGCTACCCGCCGTGCGAGCTGTGCTGGTACCAGCGCATCGCCGTCTACCCCTTCTCGGTCATCCTCGCGATCGCCGCGTGGCGCCGTGACGGCGGCATCCGCGTGTACGCCATCCCGGTCCTGGCCATCGGCGCGGTCATCGCCGCCTACAACCACTGGATCCAGGCCTACCCACCCGAGTCGGGGACCGCGTTCTGCACCGCCGACACGCCGTGCACCGCCCGCTACGTCTGGGAGTTCGGGTTCGTCTCGCTGCCTTTCATGGCCCTTTCGGCGTGCGCGTTCATGATCGCCCTGCTCGCCGTGGCCCGACCGACCCCCCGTCCCGGCCGCTCCCTGGAGGACTCCCATGAGTAA
- a CDS encoding multicopper oxidase domain-containing protein, with translation MAPNADRNMFTVFASLTAVMAFLMAAVGIIVVVNDDGSSDTVATAAPVAVSLTEFAITPDTINVATGGSLEVTNDGSMAHNLAVVGEDLTTRDLNAGQSEVLDLSTLAEGTYVVVCTIPGHEAAGMTGTLVVSGSGDGGGETAAAATTGGHGGDDIDYEAMDAAMIENTTEYLEAFAEFGTGVPTEGRGNQPLVPVAGPDGVKEINLEASIIDWEVEPGKIVKGWAYNNQIPGPAIRVEPNDRIRVTLKNNTPLGQDIHWHGVSTPFAQDGVAPITQPLILPGESYTYEFNAPPQHEMGMYHAHNGASVSVINGLYGQFQVGDVPLPLGKSVSGEVVPEDLTITQALPMVLNDAGTIGLSLNGKSFPATDPIVANVGETTQITYHNEGLQCHPMHLHRIPQLVIQKDSWVLDQPYFVDTLNVCPGERYTVLVTPQADDVGIWAYHCHILTHAETEKGLAYMVTVMVVPPVPERGQSAGPPA, from the coding sequence ATGGCCCCGAACGCCGACCGCAACATGTTCACCGTGTTCGCGTCCCTGACCGCCGTGATGGCCTTCCTGATGGCCGCCGTCGGGATCATCGTGGTGGTGAACGACGACGGCAGCAGCGACACCGTGGCCACCGCGGCACCGGTCGCGGTCTCGCTCACCGAGTTCGCCATCACCCCGGACACGATCAACGTGGCGACCGGCGGGAGCCTCGAGGTCACGAACGACGGGTCGATGGCCCACAACCTCGCCGTCGTCGGCGAGGACCTCACCACCCGCGACCTCAACGCCGGGCAGTCGGAGGTCCTCGACCTCTCGACCCTCGCCGAGGGCACCTACGTCGTGGTCTGCACCATCCCCGGCCACGAGGCCGCCGGCATGACCGGCACCCTCGTCGTGAGCGGGAGCGGCGACGGGGGCGGCGAGACGGCCGCCGCGGCGACGACCGGCGGGCACGGGGGGGACGACATCGACTACGAGGCGATGGACGCCGCCATGATCGAGAACACCACCGAGTACCTCGAGGCGTTCGCCGAGTTCGGCACGGGCGTGCCGACCGAGGGCCGGGGCAACCAGCCGCTCGTGCCCGTGGCGGGACCGGACGGCGTGAAGGAGATCAACCTCGAGGCGTCGATCATCGACTGGGAGGTCGAGCCCGGCAAGATCGTGAAGGGCTGGGCCTACAACAACCAGATCCCCGGTCCGGCGATCCGCGTCGAGCCGAACGACCGCATCCGGGTGACGCTGAAGAACAACACCCCGCTCGGCCAGGACATCCACTGGCACGGCGTCTCGACCCCGTTCGCCCAGGACGGCGTGGCCCCGATCACCCAGCCGCTGATCCTGCCGGGCGAGAGCTACACCTATGAGTTCAACGCCCCGCCCCAGCACGAGATGGGCATGTACCACGCCCACAACGGGGCCTCGGTCTCGGTGATCAACGGCCTCTACGGCCAGTTCCAGGTGGGCGACGTACCGCTCCCGCTCGGCAAGTCGGTGAGCGGCGAGGTCGTCCCCGAGGACCTGACCATCACCCAGGCGCTCCCGATGGTCCTCAACGACGCCGGCACGATCGGCCTGAGCCTCAACGGCAAGTCGTTCCCGGCCACCGACCCGATCGTGGCCAACGTCGGCGAGACCACGCAGATCACCTACCACAACGAGGGCCTGCAGTGTCATCCGATGCACCTGCACCGGATCCCGCAGCTCGTGATCCAGAAGGACAGCTGGGTGCTCGACCAGCCGTACTTCGTCGACACGCTCAACGTCTGTCCCGGCGAGCGCTACACGGTGCTGGTGACCCCCCAGGCCGACGACGTGGGCATCTGGGCGTACCACTGCCACATCCTCACCCACGCCGAGACCGAGAAGGGCTTGGCCTACATGGTCACCGTGATGGTCGTGCCTCCGGTGCCGGAGCGGGGCCAGAGCGCCGGTCCACCGGCTTGA
- a CDS encoding pyridoxamine 5'-phosphate oxidase family protein yields the protein MRLIDTRTGIEVMDRSECFELLASTDVGRIAVVDAGHPVIFPVNYAMDGEQIVFRTAPGTKFESTVRGAPVSFEIDWTDTGTRAAWSVVVTGWARIVETESDLARAEALELAPWSDHDKPYYVAVHAERVSGRRITPLDDPAP from the coding sequence ATGCGGTTGATCGACACCCGAACCGGCATCGAGGTCATGGATCGCTCGGAGTGCTTCGAGTTGTTGGCGTCCACCGACGTCGGGCGGATCGCCGTCGTCGACGCCGGCCACCCGGTGATCTTCCCCGTCAACTACGCCATGGACGGCGAGCAGATCGTCTTCCGCACCGCACCGGGCACGAAGTTCGAGTCGACGGTGCGGGGAGCGCCGGTCTCGTTCGAGATCGACTGGACCGACACCGGGACACGGGCGGCGTGGAGCGTCGTGGTGACGGGATGGGCGAGGATCGTCGAGACCGAGTCCGACCTCGCCCGGGCCGAGGCCCTCGAGCTGGCCCCGTGGTCCGACCACGACAAGCCCTACTACGTGGCCGTCCACGCCGAGCGGGTCAGCGGTCGGCGCATCACCCCCCTCGACGACCCGGCCCCCTGA
- a CDS encoding sigma 54 modulation/S30EA ribosomal C-terminal domain-containing protein: MDVREFDVAVTTRGDVPDDATEYAVTKVAQLGRYTTKPVLFAQVKLVQEANPAHERPALAEATLDVNGRVVRAHVAAGDLMEAADLLEARMRRNLVRESERHEHGHERAPLDGEWRHGTHPVNRPVVVDRDVDEREVVRHKTFALTPVTADEAGLDLELLGHDFYLFTEVHSGLDAVLHVTDEGGLELQLARDGVARPPDCDDTIALGSAAPVLTLAEAEERLDVGHEPLVFFVDATTERGQVVYRRYDGHYGLITPA; the protein is encoded by the coding sequence ATGGACGTTCGAGAGTTCGATGTCGCCGTCACCACCCGTGGCGACGTGCCCGACGACGCCACCGAGTACGCCGTGACCAAGGTCGCGCAGCTCGGTCGCTACACCACCAAGCCCGTCCTGTTCGCGCAGGTCAAGCTCGTGCAGGAGGCCAACCCGGCCCACGAGCGCCCGGCGCTGGCCGAGGCCACGCTCGACGTCAACGGACGCGTGGTGCGCGCCCACGTGGCCGCCGGTGACCTCATGGAGGCCGCCGACCTCCTCGAGGCCCGCATGCGCCGGAACCTCGTCCGCGAGTCCGAGCGCCACGAGCACGGTCACGAACGGGCGCCGCTCGACGGCGAGTGGCGCCACGGCACCCACCCCGTGAACCGGCCCGTCGTCGTCGATCGCGACGTCGACGAGCGGGAGGTGGTGCGCCACAAGACGTTCGCGCTGACGCCGGTCACCGCCGACGAGGCCGGGCTCGACCTCGAGCTCCTGGGCCACGACTTCTACCTGTTCACCGAGGTCCACTCCGGTCTCGACGCCGTCCTGCACGTCACCGACGAGGGCGGGCTCGAGCTGCAGTTGGCCCGTGACGGCGTCGCACGACCGCCCGACTGCGACGACACCATCGCGCTCGGGTCGGCGGCGCCCGTGCTCACCCTGGCCGAGGCCGAGGAGCGACTCGACGTCGGACACGAACCGCTCGTGTTCTTCGTCGACGCCACCACCGAGCGAGGACAGGTCGTCTACCGCCGCTATGACGGCCACTACGGCCTGATCACCCCGGCCTGA